Below is a window of Prosthecochloris sp. GSB1 DNA.
CCGCATATCCTCCTCGGGCACCTGTCCTTCCCGGCGGATGATGTCGAAAACGGGCAGTTCCGGCCATGCGTTCCAGTCCACGTCAAGGCGCAGCCCCTCGGGTACGATACGCATGGTATTGCCCATGAGACCTCCGCCCGTGATGTGCGACATGCCGTGGAGCCCCTTGAAACCGAGCATCGGCTCGATAACCGAAAGATAGGAGCGATGGACTTTCAGCAGTTCCTCCCCTATGGTGCCTTCAAGCCCTTCGCGCTTCTCGGAAAGCTTGCCCTCGAAAACCTTGCGGGCCAGCGAATAGCCGTTCGTATGCAATCCTGTCGAGGGAAGGCCGATCATGACATCGCCGTTACCGATCCCGGAGCCGTTGACGGTACGATCGCGATCGACGATACCGACGATGGTGCCCGCAAGATCGAAATCGTTTTCGGCGTAAACGCCGGGCATTTCAGCGGTTTCTCCGCCGATGAGCGCGCAGCCGTTTTCCCTGCATGCTCGCACCATGCCTTCGACGACATCCGCCGCCATGGATGGCCTGAGCTTGCCGCAGGCGTAGTAATCGAGGAAGAAAAGCGGTTTGGCCCCGCAGACGAGGATATCGTTGACACAGTGATTGACGAGGCATGCCCCGATGGTGTCGTAACGGCCGGTTTCGGCGGCAACCTTGAGCTTGGTGCCGACACCGTCGATACTGCTGACCAGCACGGGGTTGTCGTAGGCGGCGAAATCCGGCTGGAAAAACCCGCCGAAAGCCCCTATGTCGGTCATCACGCGGCTCGTGAAGGTCTGGCGAACCTGCGGCTTGATCAGCCTTACGAACTCTTCACCCGCGCTGATATCGACTCCTGACGTCTTGTAATCCATTATGCTTTGTTTTTGTCGTTACAATCCTGTTACGCGACGGCCGAGAATGGCCCTCTCCGCCCCGCTCATTCCTTGCAGACGGGCTTTTCGAAAATGCCGCACGCCTCTTCTCCCGAGAAAAACTCATGATGCAGGGTTTGCACCGCCCTGGGAACGTCGGTCTCCTCGACGACAAAACCCACGTTGATCTCGGATGCCCCCTGCGAAATCATCCTGACATTGACATCCTTCAGTGAACTGAAGATGCGGCCCGATACCCCCTTTGACATCCTGAGGTTGTCGCCGACGACGCTGACCGTAGCCACACGGTGTTCGAGCTCAACTTCGCCCATTCTGCCGAGTTCCCTCGCGATAACCTCGACCTGGGGCGAATCGGAGATCGTGAGGGAAACAGAAACCTCGCTGGTGGAGATCATTTCAACCGAAACGCCCGTCCGGGCGAAAACGGTGAAGAAATCGACGAGAAAGCCGTGCCTGCCAAGCATCCTGTTGGAGCGAAAATTGACGATGCACTGCCCTTTCTTGACCGCAATGGATTTCACGAGTCCGCCGTAGCTCATTCCCTCCAGCAGTTCGGAATCGTTGGTTATGACCGTACCCTTCGCCTCGGGGCGTTGCGAGTTGAGCACGTATACCGGAATGTTCTCCCTGACCGCTGGAGCGATGGTATCCGGGTGGAGCACCTTCGCACCGAGATAGGCGAGCTCGGCCGCCTCTGAAAAGGTCATGACACGAATGCTCCGTGCCTCGGGAACGATACGGGGATCACAGGTCATCACGCCGTCGACGTCGGTCCATATCTGGATCTGGCCGGCGGAAAGCCACGCGCCGAGAAGCGCGGCCGTGAAATCGGAGCCTCCCCTGCCGAACGTCGTGGTCTTGCCGTCCTTCGTCGAACCGATGAACCCCTGGGTGATGACGGTTTTTCCCTGTTCGAGGAGCGGCTTGATGACCTCGCGGACATTTCGTTCACACAGTTCGTCAAGGGGGCGGGCGGTACCGAAATTGTCATCCGTGATGATGACTTCACGAATGTCGAGCCATTCGGCGTCGTGACCGGCTTGCCGCATCGCCTCGCAGAAAACGCTGGTCGAAAGCAGCTCCCCGAACGAACAAAAGGTGTCGAACGATCTGGCGGTAAGTTCTCCGACGATATCGACGCCCTTGACGAGCATTTCCAGTTCGGAGATATAACCTTCGATACGCTCCATCAGCGACGCGCGCCGCGCAGTATTGCGTATGAGCGTTTCGACCAGTTCACGATGATGCTCCCTGACCTCTCCGGCAAGGCCCATTGCCTCGTCGAGCCGGCTCTCCCCGGCGGCTTCGGCAATCCGGATCAGTTTGTTGGTAATCCCGCTGCACGCGCTGAGAACCACGAGGGGAGCCGATTGTTTTTGTACCCCGGCAACGATGTCCATTGCCTGTTGCATCGCGGACGCCGTACCGATGGACGTTCCGCCGAATTTCATTACAGCCATTACAGTTGTTATCTTTTCAGGATGATCGCTCAATCCAGGCATAGTGTTTTTACATGTGTCACGAAACCCATTCGGAGCCGCTCATGACCGCCAACCCCCATTCCGGTCCTTTCGGACGAATCATCACCCTCTCGCTCGCATGCTTTCTCCTGATCCTTTCGGGCTGCGCGGGCAGCTCTCAAGGCGTTAAATATAGCGGAAAAAACACAAAAAATTATACCCCGCTGCCGATCGTCGTTCCTGAAGAGAAACTCCTCGGCATGCTCGAAACCATCAGCGGACTGCTCGGCACCGGCTACAACTACGGCGGCTCTTCCGTGGCGGGTTTCGACTGTTCCGGGTTCGTTCAGTACGTCTACCGTTCGGCATTCGGCGCGGCCGTTCCGAGAACCTCGCGGGATCTTTCGAAGTGGGGAAAAAAAATTTCCAGGAACCGTCTCCGCAGAGGAGACCTGGTGTTCTTCAGAACAGGAGGATCTGGGATCAACCATGTCGGCATCTATATCGACGACGACCTTTTCGCCCACGCCTCGTCGAGCCGGGGCGTTACCATCGGCAATCTCGACAACGACTATTACGACCGCCACTATGCCCGCGCCGTGCGGCTGATCGAAATCAGGAACCGCCGCCGTTGAGACCGCGACGGCACGCGAAGCGCAACAGGTTTTTAGCGGCGCCCTGAAGGTTATGGAAGTATATGCCGTATATTAGCGCATCATCAGCAACCGCATGAACACATCCGGAACAATGGCAAGATCGAACGATTATACCGAAATCGCCTTTTCGCTCGCACCCGAACTCTTCGAACTCTGTATCGGCCTGCTCTCCGGCTTGGGCATCGAATATTTCCAGGAAGAGGAGAACCGGCTTCTGGCCTACCTTCCCGATCGGGAGTGGTCCCTGGAGAAAGAGAGGGACATAAGCGAAACCCTTGCCTCCGCGTTCGGTTCGGCTCCGCCGTTCACGGTCAGCCACATGGCGGACAGGAACTGGAACGCCGAATGGGAGGCGCACCTCGAACCCATCGAGGTTTCCGACAGCCTCCTCATCGTTCAGAAACAGAAAGACATCGAACCGAAACCCGGACAGATCGTCATCGAGATCAATCCCAAGATGTCGTTCGGCACGGGATACCATGCCACAACCCGGCTCATGCTGCGGCAACTCGAAAAGCTCGACCTTCGGGGCATGAAGATTCTCGACATCGGCACCGGTACGGGCGTGCTGGCCATCGCCTGCCGAAAGCTCGGCAACGACCGTGAAATACTCGCCCTCGACAACAACGACTGGGCCGTCGAAAACGCCCGCGAAAACGTCGTCGACAACCATGCCGAACGCATCCGCGTGGAACTGCTCGATGCCGAGGAAGACCTTGAAAGGCTCCTCGGGGAACATCACGACCTTATTCTGGCCAACATCAACAGAAATGTCATCGGCAGGATTCTTCCGGCGATACGCACGCTGGCGCCCGGAACCCCCGTCCTGCTTTCCGGCATCATGATCTATGACGAGCCCTGGCTGAAAAAGCTGCTGAAACGGCTCCGTTACGCGACGTCCAAAACCATTTACGAGGACGAATGGCTCTCCAGTCTTGTGGAGCCCGAATCCTGACATCATCAAGAACCATTCCGATGAAACGAATTTCCTTTATCGATATTGGCACCAATACGGCCCTGCTGCTCATAGCGGACCTGGACCCGGTGAACAACCGGATAGAACCGGTCTTCCACAAGCAGACCATCGTCCGGCTCGGCAGAAACGTCGACGAGCAGAAAATCATCGACCACGCCGCCATGCAGCGTCTCATCCAGTGCATGCTCGACTTCAAGGCTCTGAGCAAAGAACACGAGGCAGGCAAAATCGTTGCGGCGGGCACCAGCGCATTGCGAGACGCAAAGAACCGCATGGAAATCATCGACGAAGTCGTCAGGGCGAGCGGGGTCGTCATCAAGACCCTGAGCGGAGAGGAAGAAGCCGCCATGACCTTCACCGGAGCCGTGGCCGGCATGGAAAATACGCCCGAACGGTTTACGGTCATCGACATCGGCGGCGGCAGCACTGAACTATCGATGGGCGGCATCGATCATATCGAGGAGAGCGTCAGCCTCGATATCGGATCTGTCCGGCTGACCGAACGCTTCTTTTCAACGCTTCCGCCCCCGGAAAAGGAGCTTGAATCAGCCAAGGCGGCGATCGACCGGATGCTCATGGAGCATCTCGAGCCGTTTTTCGCCGGCAGGGAACAAGTTTTCGGAGTAGCCGGGACGCTGACAACGATCGCCACGGTCGTCTCCGGTCTCGAGCGGTTCGAACCGGAGAAAATCCACAATTTCCGGCTCCGCTACGACCAGGTCCATGACCTGCTCGAGGAATTCAAGGTATCCTCGCTCGAACAGATCACTGTTAAAGGCGTGCCCGAAGGACGCGCGGACGTCATCACGATGGGCACGCTCATCCTCCACCAGTTCATGCGGCTGCTCGGCGTGGAGACCATTACGGTAAGCATTCAGGGGCTCCGCTTCGGACTCGCGCAGCGCGAACTTCTCGACATGCGAGGCCAGGAAGACGAGGCGGAAATCGAAGCGGACGGGAAACAGGCCGACGAGGCCGCCGGGCAGGAGTAGCTCACAAGTCAGCGTTTCGAACAGCGGACGCACAGGAGCGCGCCCGCCGCGTCCCTGGTAAAAAACAGATAGGTTTCGTCGCTCTCTTTCAGCCGGAATTTCCGGCGGATTTCTTCAGGAGAAAGGGGAAAATCGCGCCGCTGTATGCTCGCGCCGCCGATACCGCGCACGTCGAGAAACTTTCTGAACGTCTTCGGCTTGTAAACGACGGTTTCTGCTATCCGGAAGCTCCTCCCGGGAAACTCCCCGACCCTGCGTGAAGCGGTGAGGTAATCGACAGAGGGGCTGATGAACCGCAGTCCGAACCGTGCCGCGACAACCCTCGTCAGACGGGCCTTGATGATTGCCGGATCCGGCTCGTATAAATACTCTCCCGGTTCTCCCGCAAGAATTGCATTGCCGTCTCCTTCGTCGTCCGAAACAAGAAACGGTTCGCGTCCTGCCTGAAGGCAGGCCGCCCGGATTACGACGGGCAGGCCCCGCGGCGTTCCCCTGCCGCAGAAAAGCAGCACTTCCTTGCATTCGCCGTCCACCGACACCGTCATGACTTCGGAAAGCGAGGGTAGTTTTTCCCGCAGAGCCCCGGTTTCAAGAAGAGGAGAAGCCTTGACGCAGAAGTTCCGCGACTTGGCAAGCAGAAGATCGTGCAGGGCGACCACGTCGGGGCTCGACGCCTCAAGAGCCACCGAACGCTTCTCCCGTTCCCTCCTGGCAGGATCGAGGTAGATCCAGTCGAACGAATCGTCGGGCCATTCGGCAAGCTCACCTACGCTGTCGCCGATTCTCGTGACGATGTTTGACCTGCCGAGTTCCCGGAAATTGCGTCCAGCGACCGACGCCAGCAGTTCGTCGCGTTCGCAATAGACGACCTCCCTGAAACGCCGTGCAAAAAAAAACGCGTCGATCCCCAGCCCGCCGCTCATGTCCATCATCCGCCCGCCCGAGAGCAGGCCGGCCTTGAACGACGCCGCGACTTCACCCGAAGCCTGCTCGAGCGCCAGTTTCGTATACAAAAGGTTGTGTTTCGAGAGTTCCGGGAGCTTTTTCCGGGCCTTGCGGCGACAGGCTATCTGCTCCGCGATCGCCCTTGCGGGCATGTCAGCGCGCCCCCTGAAGCGCATGACGAAATCGGCGGGATCCATGGCGACGTGCCGTTCGATCAGCTCGCGCGCGCCGGGGGCCTGAAGCTGCTGAAATTCCTCCCGGTTCATGACGACTCCGAAACCTTTCCCGGGCCGGGATCGCCGGTGGCATCCTCCACGACGGCGCACACAGCCGCCGTGAGCGCTTCGGCCTCTTCCCGTGCGATAATGTACGGCGGCATGACATAGACCAGCCTGCCGAAGGGACGAACCCACACCCCCCTGTCGACAAAGAGCTTCTGCGCCGTTGCCATATCCACCGGCCTGTCGAGCTCGACCACGCCGATCGCGCCGAGCACCCGCACGTCGGCGACCGCTGGAAGCCGACGGCAGGGCTCCAGGCCCTCGCCGAGCCACCGCTCGATATCGCCCACCTTTTTCCGCCAGTCTGCCGCTTCCAGCAGTCCGATGCTCGCAAGAGCGACCGAACAGGCCAGGGGATTGGCCATAAAGGTCGGACCGTGCATGAACACGCCGGGCTCGCCGCCGGAAATGACCTCGGCCACCCTGCTTGTCGCCAGCGTCGCCGCAAGGGTCATGTAGCCGCCCGTCAGGGCTTTCCCCACGCACATGATGTCCGGCGTAACGCCGGCATGTTCAAGCGCGAACATCCTGCCGGTCCGCCCGAAACCGGTGGCGATCTCGTCGAGGATAAGCAGGACGCCATGGCGGTCGCAGAGTTCCCTCACCCGGGAAAGATACCCGGGCGAGTAGAAACGCATCCCGCCCGCTCCCTGGACGACCGGTTCGATAATCACGGCCGCAATCTCGTGGCTGTGCGATTCAATCTTACGCCTGAAATCCTCGATACAGTCCTCTCCGCAATCCTCTCCGAAGCCGCAGCGCGGGGCCTCGGCGAAAATCTGCCGGGGGAGCGTGCCGCTGAACAGGCTGTGCATGCCGGTGACCGGATCGCAGACCGACATGGCGGCGAACGTGTCGCCGTGGTAGCCCGACCGCACGGTGAGCAGGCGGTGCCTTTCCGGACGGCCGGCCGCATGCTGGTACTGCAGGGCCATCTTGATGGCCACCTCGACGGAAACCGATCCGGAATCGCTGAAAAACACCTTCTGCAGCGGCTCCGGGGTCATCTCCACCAGACGGGCCGCGAGCCGGACGGCCGGTTCGTGCGTCAGTCCCCCGAACATAACGTGGCTCATCGCTCCGAGCTGGCGTTCGACCGCCTCGTTCAGCACCGGATGGTTGTAGCCGTGGATGACCGACCACCACGAGGACATGCCGTCGATCAGCCTCCGGCCGTCTTCGAGTTCGATATGGACGCCGCTCGCCCTTCTGACCGGATAGACCGGCAGCGGATCGCGCATGGACGTATAGGGATGCCAGATGTGCTCCCTGTCGAAACCAAGATCCGTTGAACAGCTCATACCGGCCTCCTCCCTGTCAGCGCGCACGCCTCTTCGTATGAAAGCCCGCCTCCCCCGGCAAGATCCGGCAGGTCGACAAGCGGGCATTGGCAGCCGCAGGCGCGGAGGTGGCGAAGAATAACCTCCCTGGTATCCTCAGCCATGACCGCGTCCGACGAGCCGTACCGGTTGTAGAGCACTCCGCCGAGCCGCAGCCCCCTTGCCAGACAGGTTTCGATCGAGAGCAAGGTGTGATTGATGCTGCCGAGGCGAGGGCCAGAAACAAGCACGACCGGACAACCGAGCGTCCGCAGGTAGTCGGCGATCAGGGTTTCGCCGTCGAGAGGCACGAGCAGGCCCCCGGCGCCTTCCAGCAGCACGAGATCGTACATGCCGCAGAGCCTGCGGGTGGCGCTCCGGATCACACCGGGATCGATCCGGCGCTCCTCCCTTGCCGCCGCGAGATGCGGTGAAGCCGGGTAGCCGAACACGTACGGACAGGTCGTGCCGTCACGGTCCTCGTCCTGCGGCACAATGCCCATGATCTGGCGATGCCGGAGGATGTCAAGGGAAATCCCCGAAGCCCCCGTCTCGACCAGTTTCTGCGTCATGACCCGCACGCCGCCCCTCATGAGCGCGCGTGCGAGCAGCCCAGTGGCGACGGTCTTGCCCACCCCCGTATCTATCCCCGTTATCGCAACGACGTTTCCTGAAACGACCATTGTTTGTTGCATCGTTGATTTGTTGAACTCCTGAACTGTTCTCGATCGCAGTCGATCGGATGATCGGGCAACGAGTGTGAACAATCGCTTATTCGCCACATAAACAACTCACCGGCCTATCGTTTCCTCATCACGACGCACATCGTGTGGTAGGTGAGGCGCACTCCCTCCCCGGCGGGAAAGCACCGGCGGTATCGTTCGACGAAGCTCCTGTGCCGGCTTTTCGTCCAGGCGCGCCGGTCGAGGCCGTTGACACCCGTTCCGCTGATATGACGCAGAACCGCTTCGGGACCGGTGAAGTCGAGCCGGCGACGGTCCTCGCATGCGTCGAGCACGTCGAAATGTTCACGGGCCATCTCCCGCAGCGCGGCGAGCGAATGATAGTGCAGCCCGACCGATTCGATCGAACGGATCTCGCGCATGTTGTCCGGACCGAAAGTGCTGAACGCGAGCAGCCCTCCGGGCAGGAGCACTCCGGCCATGCGGCGAAGAAAACCGGGCAGGTCGTCGAGCCACTGGACCGTCGCGCCCGAAGCCACCAGGTCGAGCCTTTCGGGAAGGCAATCGCACCGTTCGATATCCCCGGCAAGGAAACCGGCGAGCGGAACGTTGCACAGCGCCGCCGCGTTCTCGACCATTTCCCGGCACTCGGGCACCAGGTCGTTGGCGTAGAAGGCGCCGGCACGAACCCGCGACAGCAGGGCTCCCGTGAGGGCTCCTGACCCGGCGCCGACCTCCAGCAGCCGTTCCGCCCGTCCCTCCGGCAGATGTGCAGCGGTCATTTCAGCGAGGCGTTCGGCCATCTCCCGCTGGATAAATGCGTGGCGGTGGTATCCCTGCAGCCGCTTTCCAAAACGCTGCCGTACGAACCCCTTGTTCACCTGCCGCATCCCGCAAGAGCCTCCCAGTTGTCAAGGATGAAAAACGGCACATGCTGCATATCGGCGATCACGGTCCGCTCGCAGCTTTCCCATGCGGCCTGCTGCGCCGCCGGGGGAAAGATCATGTCCCGGCCGCCGATAACGGCATGCGTGTATTGCCAGGACGCATCCGTAACGGGGTTTCGAAGGACACGCTCTTCGATGGCCGCGAGTTCTGCCTTCTGGTCTTCCACACTCCGTTCCGGAGCCATCGCCCTGAACCGCCCGAGCTGCTCGGCGCCGCCGCATATGCGGCGGTAAAACCGCTCCCTGTTCGGCCCCGACCAACCTTCAAGCGTGGCCCTGAATATCTCCGGGGCGATACCCCTGTCCCGGCTGATCGGCGTCAGGGTTCCGTTGACGGCCACCGCCCTCTGGATCCCTTCGAGGCATGCCTCGGCTGCCGCCCGGACACCGAGGGACCAGGCAACGAGCGTGCGTTCGCGATAGGAAGCGATCTCATCCGCCACTCCGTCCGGAAGTCCCCGCACGGTGTAGTCGTAGCAGAGCAGCACATCCCTGCCGAAACCCGGAGGGGTATTGGCGTCGAGGGCGGCGGCTGTATTGCCGTCCATCCCCCATCCGTTGAAGAACAGGAGCAGCCTGTCGTTTCCCTTGCGGCGTATCCAGCGGGTAATCATTTAAAGCAACTGTTGAACCGTTGATCTGTTTAATTGTTGAACTGTTCGAGATCAGGAAAGGCGTGAAAAATTTTTCGTTCCCGACGATTTTACCATGGCCTGATGCAGGATTTCCGGAATCGCGGCGATGTCTTCCCAATCGAGGTCCGCACGGAGCGATATCCTGAGACGGGCGGTGTTTTCCGGCACCGTCGGCGGACGCACGGGCAGTGCGAGATACCCTTCCTCGCGAAGAAGCTCCGCCGCGCGCACCGCGCTGTCGTTGGAACCGGTGATCACCGGCACGATATGGCTTTCCCCTGCTGTCCGCAGCCCGTTACGCTCCAGTTCCCCGCGCAGCCTCTCCGCGAGGCTTCGGAGCCGCTCCCGCTGCGGGCCCATTGCACACTGCTTTTCAAGCACGAGCAGACTCCAGCCGAGCACGACCGGCGGCAGCGCCGTGGTGAAGATCAGCGTCCGCATGGTGTTGACCAGATAGTCCCTGACGAGGTCGTCCATGACGGCGTAGGCTCCCAGTGAAGCGAACGCCTTGCCGAACGTGCCGACGACGATGTCGATGGAGCCCGTTGTGGCCGAGACTTCGCACAGCCCCTGCCCTGTTTCGCCAAAAGCGCCCGCGCCGTGCGCCTCGTCGACGATGAGGAACGCTCCGTAGCGGTCGCGAAGTTCGCAGAGTACCCGAAGGTCGGCGCAATCGCCGTCCATGCTGAATACCGACTCGGTAACGATAAAAACCTGACGGTACCTGCCCCGGGCCGCTTCGAGCAGCTCCTCGAGGTGCCGGTAATCGAGATGCCGGTAACGCCTGAACGCGGCGTCGGCGATCCGGCAACCGTCGATGATGCTCGCGTGATTGAGCCGGTCGCAGAGAATCAGGTCGTGACGGCCGGAAAGCGCCGGGAGCAAACCCGTGTTGGCATGGTAGCCGCTGTTGAACACGAGCGCCGTTTCCCGCTCGTAGAGCACGGCCAACCGCTCTTCGAGTTCACCGTAGAGACGGTGGTTCCCGGTCAGCAGCCGGGACGATGAACTGGCCAGGTTGAAGCTGTCCGTCGCCGAACCGGGATCGAACGAGGAGAGATAGGCGTTGCGCAGCTCCCGGTCGTCACCGATGCCGAGGTAGTCGTTAGAGGAAAGGTTCCAGAGCAGCCGTTCCCCCGACTTGACCATCCGGCCGTCGCGCCGTCCGATATCCACGAGCGTCCTGAAACGGCCGGCAGAGCGCAGGGCATCCAGCTCGACGGTCATGTGCTCCCTGAAGCTCATGGCGCCGTTACCGCTGAAAAATGTTCGAGCTGCCGCATGAACCGACGGTCGTCCTCCATGTCGCGACCGCGCGTCGTCAGGTACCCTCCGGTAAGAAAACCGTTCGCGCCCGCGAGCATAAGCAGGCCCTGAAAATCCTTCATGACCGTCTCGCGTCCCGCCGCGAACTTGATGATCGTTCGTGGATGCGCGAGCCGGCAGATGGCGAAAGTCTTGAGAATGTCGGTGACCGGAAGGGTGGCGGTTCCCTCGAGGGGCGTGCCGTCGATCGGCACCAGGACGTTGAGCGGTATCACGGCGATATCGAGTTCCTGCAATGCGTAGAGAAAATCGATCCTGTCGCGCATGCTTTCACCGACCCCGAGAATCCCGCCGCAGCAGACCGGTATACCGTGGCGGTTAAGCCGCCTGACGGTCTCCATTCTCGCCTCGACGGAGTGGCTGTCGGCTATCAGCTCCCCGTAGCGGGCGGGAGCGACCTGGATGTTGATGTTGTAATGCGCGACATGGTGCCCTGCAAGCATTTTAGCGGGCTCCTCGCCGAGCATGCCGAGCGACGCGCAGACCTGGAGCCCCGGATATTCCTGCCGCAGCCGGTCTATCATGGAGATGATCCGGAGAAATTCGGGGTTTGCCGTGCGGTAACCGTATCCGCTCGTCACGATGCCGAATCGCCGCACCCCCTGGCGGTATACTTCGCCCGCGGCGGCGAGCGCCTCCTCGTTCGAAAGGAGCTTGTATTGTTCGACCTCCGCGCCGTTGTGCAGCGACTGGGCACAGAAGCGGCAGTTCTCGCCGCAGACGCCTGATTTTGCGTTGAGGATCGAACAGGTGTGCAGACTCTCGCCTGCGGGCGAGGCGTAACGGTTCCGCACCTTGTTGGCAAGCGAAACGAGGTCCATCACCTCCTCGCCGCCAAGATCCGCCAGTTCCAGCGCAACCTCCTTCGGGAGAGGCTCGCCGGTTTCCAGTACGCCGTAGGCCCTGCGGACCGCTTCATGTATCGCCGTCGCCGTCATGTCGTTTTATTTTCGTATTGTCGCTTCGCCGGACGTCACCCTGTGCAACCGGCCGTCGGCGTCCCTCAGCAGCAGTTCCCCATCGCCGCCGAGACCGGTCACCCGGCCGGTCAGGCTGCCGCTGTAACGATCGACGGTGACCTCCCTGCCCGTCAGCCAGGCGTGCTCTTCGAGGTAGGGCAGCAGCGGACCGAGGTCTCCGCAACGCAGCCATTCGTCGTAAAGCGGCTCGAAACGGTTCAGGATCGCCGCGAGCACGGCGGAACGCGAATACTCCCTGCCCGAACAGATAGCCATCGATGTCGCCACATCCCGCAGACTGTCCGGGATGTGGCGGAAATTGACGTTAAGGCCGATGCCGACGATAACGAAATGCGCCATGTCGGGCTCGGACTCCATTTCACAGAGCACGCCGCAGAGCTTTCTGCCGCCGGCGACGATATCGTTCGGCCACTTGATATGCGTATCGAATCCTCCTCCGAAACCGGCGAGGGCCTGGTGGATCGCCGCCGCGGCGAGCAGCGGTATCTGGGGGAGACGCACCGGAGAAACCGCCGGGCGCAGGATAACGGAAACGTAGAGGTTCGTTCCGCCGGGCGAAACCCATTCACGGCGCATCCGGCCCCGCCCCCCTGTCTGGCGGTCCGCCACGACCACGCACCCCTCGGCCGCCCCCTGACGCGCCAGCATCTTCGCCTGGCGGTTGGTGGAATCGGTCGTCTCTTCAAAGACGAGGCTCCTGCCGAAACGGCTTGTCGAGAGCAACGGCGACACCTCGGCCGCCACCGGAACGTCCGGACTCTTGCCCAGCCTGTAACCCCGGCCGGTCACGGCCTCGATCGTATACCC
It encodes the following:
- the purM gene encoding phosphoribosylformylglycinamidine cyclo-ligase, with translation MDYKTSGVDISAGEEFVRLIKPQVRQTFTSRVMTDIGAFGGFFQPDFAAYDNPVLVSSIDGVGTKLKVAAETGRYDTIGACLVNHCVNDILVCGAKPLFFLDYYACGKLRPSMAADVVEGMVRACRENGCALIGGETAEMPGVYAENDFDLAGTIVGIVDRDRTVNGSGIGNGDVMIGLPSTGLHTNGYSLARKVFEGKLSEKREGLEGTIGEELLKVHRSYLSVIEPMLGFKGLHGMSHITGGGLMGNTMRIVPEGLRLDVDWNAWPELPVFDIIRREGQVPEEDMRRTFNLGLGLVMVVASGEAGRFMEHLKANGENAYIIGQVTAS
- the lysC gene encoding lysine-sensitive aspartokinase 3; translation: MAVMKFGGTSIGTASAMQQAMDIVAGVQKQSAPLVVLSACSGITNKLIRIAEAAGESRLDEAMGLAGEVREHHRELVETLIRNTARRASLMERIEGYISELEMLVKGVDIVGELTARSFDTFCSFGELLSTSVFCEAMRQAGHDAEWLDIREVIITDDNFGTARPLDELCERNVREVIKPLLEQGKTVITQGFIGSTKDGKTTTFGRGGSDFTAALLGAWLSAGQIQIWTDVDGVMTCDPRIVPEARSIRVMTFSEAAELAYLGAKVLHPDTIAPAVRENIPVYVLNSQRPEAKGTVITNDSELLEGMSYGGLVKSIAVKKGQCIVNFRSNRMLGRHGFLVDFFTVFARTGVSVEMISTSEVSVSLTISDSPQVEVIARELGRMGEVELEHRVATVSVVGDNLRMSKGVSGRIFSSLKDVNVRMISQGASEINVGFVVEETDVPRAVQTLHHEFFSGEEACGIFEKPVCKE
- a CDS encoding C40 family peptidase → MTANPHSGPFGRIITLSLACFLLILSGCAGSSQGVKYSGKNTKNYTPLPIVVPEEKLLGMLETISGLLGTGYNYGGSSVAGFDCSGFVQYVYRSAFGAAVPRTSRDLSKWGKKISRNRLRRGDLVFFRTGGSGINHVGIYIDDDLFAHASSSRGVTIGNLDNDYYDRHYARAVRLIEIRNRRR
- the prmA gene encoding 50S ribosomal protein L11 methyltransferase, with amino-acid sequence MARSNDYTEIAFSLAPELFELCIGLLSGLGIEYFQEEENRLLAYLPDREWSLEKERDISETLASAFGSAPPFTVSHMADRNWNAEWEAHLEPIEVSDSLLIVQKQKDIEPKPGQIVIEINPKMSFGTGYHATTRLMLRQLEKLDLRGMKILDIGTGTGVLAIACRKLGNDREILALDNNDWAVENARENVVDNHAERIRVELLDAEEDLERLLGEHHDLILANINRNVIGRILPAIRTLAPGTPVLLSGIMIYDEPWLKKLLKRLRYATSKTIYEDEWLSSLVEPES
- a CDS encoding Ppx/GppA phosphatase family protein; its protein translation is MKRISFIDIGTNTALLLIADLDPVNNRIEPVFHKQTIVRLGRNVDEQKIIDHAAMQRLIQCMLDFKALSKEHEAGKIVAAGTSALRDAKNRMEIIDEVVRASGVVIKTLSGEEEAAMTFTGAVAGMENTPERFTVIDIGGGSTELSMGGIDHIEESVSLDIGSVRLTERFFSTLPPPEKELESAKAAIDRMLMEHLEPFFAGREQVFGVAGTLTTIATVVSGLERFEPEKIHNFRLRYDQVHDLLEEFKVSSLEQITVKGVPEGRADVITMGTLILHQFMRLLGVETITVSIQGLRFGLAQRELLDMRGQEDEAEIEADGKQADEAAGQE
- a CDS encoding class I SAM-dependent methyltransferase, coding for MNREEFQQLQAPGARELIERHVAMDPADFVMRFRGRADMPARAIAEQIACRRKARKKLPELSKHNLLYTKLALEQASGEVAASFKAGLLSGGRMMDMSGGLGIDAFFFARRFREVVYCERDELLASVAGRNFRELGRSNIVTRIGDSVGELAEWPDDSFDWIYLDPARREREKRSVALEASSPDVVALHDLLLAKSRNFCVKASPLLETGALREKLPSLSEVMTVSVDGECKEVLLFCGRGTPRGLPVVIRAACLQAGREPFLVSDDEGDGNAILAGEPGEYLYEPDPAIIKARLTRVVAARFGLRFISPSVDYLTASRRVGEFPGRSFRIAETVVYKPKTFRKFLDVRGIGGASIQRRDFPLSPEEIRRKFRLKESDETYLFFTRDAAGALLCVRCSKR
- the bioA gene encoding adenosylmethionine--8-amino-7-oxononanoate transaminase, coding for MSCSTDLGFDREHIWHPYTSMRDPLPVYPVRRASGVHIELEDGRRLIDGMSSWWSVIHGYNHPVLNEAVERQLGAMSHVMFGGLTHEPAVRLAARLVEMTPEPLQKVFFSDSGSVSVEVAIKMALQYQHAAGRPERHRLLTVRSGYHGDTFAAMSVCDPVTGMHSLFSGTLPRQIFAEAPRCGFGEDCGEDCIEDFRRKIESHSHEIAAVIIEPVVQGAGGMRFYSPGYLSRVRELCDRHGVLLILDEIATGFGRTGRMFALEHAGVTPDIMCVGKALTGGYMTLAATLATSRVAEVISGGEPGVFMHGPTFMANPLACSVALASIGLLEAADWRKKVGDIERWLGEGLEPCRRLPAVADVRVLGAIGVVELDRPVDMATAQKLFVDRGVWVRPFGRLVYVMPPYIIAREEAEALTAAVCAVVEDATGDPGPGKVSESS
- the bioD gene encoding dethiobiotin synthase, which codes for MVVSGNVVAITGIDTGVGKTVATGLLARALMRGGVRVMTQKLVETGASGISLDILRHRQIMGIVPQDEDRDGTTCPYVFGYPASPHLAAAREERRIDPGVIRSATRRLCGMYDLVLLEGAGGLLVPLDGETLIADYLRTLGCPVVLVSGPRLGSINHTLLSIETCLARGLRLGGVLYNRYGSSDAVMAEDTREVILRHLRACGCQCPLVDLPDLAGGGGLSYEEACALTGRRPV